TTTCAATTAATGGAAACGATGCATTCGCAACGGTGAAAAGACAAAATCAACATTCTCGCGTATAGTCGAATAATGACTGTACCCATAAATCAGGGATAGTTCTGTACGATAGCGTGCACAAATTTCTTATTTTTGAGGGTGAATAACCGATGGCGTACTGTTTGAAATGCATTCTGCCAGTCTTTCTGGCAATGGCCGTTTTCGGAAAGGCCGGAGCCGTGGAACTGCCGCCGCCGGCCGATTTGTCGAGTCAATATGCGCTTCCGAGCCGACAGGTGATCGTCGTCGAGCCGCATGAATCGACGAACGAGCGGCAGAAGCGGGTCGAATATACGGCGCTACCGATCGACGGGCTTTTGACGCGCTGGTTCGGCGACCGCTGGACGTCGGAAGAGGCGGAGATCGTGTTTCTCGCCAAGGACGGCTACCGCTCGGTCGTTCCCGGCCCGAAACTGAAAAAATACCGCGCTTTTCTGGCCTTTGCCCGCTCCGACGGCGCGCCTTTCACCGTCGACAACAGCAGCCAGAACGAGCGTAAAATCCCGCTCAGCCCGTATTATCTCGTCTGGGACAATAAGAAGGAGCCGGAGCTCTTGCGCCAGGGAGCCTATGGCTGGCCTTACCAGGTTACCGCGGTCGAATGGCACAGTAAAAGCGAGGATCGGGCACTGCTTCCGGCTCGCGCCTCCCCCATGCTGGAGCAAGGTTTTGCGGAAACCAAGGAATATTGCCTGACCTGCCATAACATTCGCGGTATCGGCGGTAAAAAATATCCGGTCGATCTGATCCGCGCCCTATGCCGTTGGCAGGAGCCCGATTTGAAAGCCTGGATCGATTCGCCGAGCCGCGTCAAGCCCGGCACGGCCATGCCGCCTTTGGCCCGCCTGTTGCCGGAAGCGGAACGTCAGCGGATGATCGGGCGCATCGTGGGGTATTTGGGTGCGATGAAAGTTGAATCTCCGGAAGCATGCGCAAGACCGGCGCCATGAGCGAACGGGAAGGCGTGATCAAATACCGCCTGGATTACCGGGTTGCACCCTCCCGAACCATCGCCGGATTTGCCGAGCTGAACGCCTGGCGCGGTCTGTTGTGGAGGATCGGCCTGATCGGGCAGGATGATGCCCGCTATGACGGTCTGGGCTACGGCAATCTCAGCCTGCGGCTGAAAGGCGAGAGTTTTACGGTGACCGGCACCCAAACCGGCCATTTGCCGCATCTGACGGCCGACCATTATGCTTATGTCAGCCAGGCGCTTCCCGAAGAAAATTATCTGCAGGCCGAGGGCCCGCTGGCGCCGTCTTCGGAAGCTCTCACGCATGCGGCGATCTATCGTGCGGCGCCGGAGGTGTGTTGCGTCGCGCACGGACATAGTCCGGAAATCTGGCGGCATGCCGAGACCCTGGGGCTCACCTGCGTAGCGGAAGCGATTGCCTACGGCACGCCGGCAATGGCCCAGGCGGTCAGCGCGATTGCTGAAACGAATCCGGAGCAGGGTATTATCGTGATGCGGGGCCACCTTGATGGGTTGTTGACGTACGGCAGGACGCCGGAGATTGCCTGCTGGCAGATGGTGCGGAGTTTGGCCAGCGCCTGGGCGCTGGCGGATTTATCCGAAGACCGGTAATTAGAGAGGCGGTAAGGTTCTGTCTAATGGGGATGACGACCAATGCCGTTAAGATATTGTGTAGGCCGGATAAGCGAAGCGCATCCGGCGATCATACGGTGGATGCGCTTCGCTTATCCACCCTACGCTCCATCAACTTAACGGCATGGGTGCAGCTCAGGCTCGACGTATACCGTTATCGGAAAAAGTAATCTATTATCTGCCTGCAGCGCGAGTATATTACGCGGCTTACAGGGATGACCGGTTATAAGCCGCCAAAACCTGCTTGACGTAGTTTTGGGTTTCGGGATACGGCGGGATCGAGTAATTGTATTTGATCACCGCGCCTTCGCCGGCATTGTAAGCCGCGACGGCCAGTTCCAGATTCGGGCTGAACATTTCGATCAGGTCGCGCAGATAATGCGTGCCGCCGTCGACGTTCTGGAGCGGGTCGCGGCGGTCGTCCACGCCGTAGCGCCGGGCGGTGTCCGGCATCAGCTGCATCAGGCCGACCGCGCCGGCCGAGGAAACCGCGCCGGCGTTGTAGGCCGATTCGGTCTGGATCACCGCATGGACCAGTTTGGGATCGACCTGGTGCCGATAGGCCGCCTGGTTGATCAAATCGCTGAATTTATGCTTGTTTCGGCCGAAATAGCCCCGGTAACCGGCCATCGTCGGAGCGGGCCGCATATAACGATACGGCTTCGTCTCCATGATGCGCTTGTATAGGCTGCTGTTGGCGGGTTTGGGTTTGATATTGGTATAGTAGGTGCGGCCCGCACTGTCGACATATTTATAAATGTCGGCCAGCGCGCCGCCGGACACGCTTAAGGTGATTAGGATTGTGGTCCATCTCAGCATGGCTCCCCCTTTTATTGTTTTGCATTAATACTAACCAGACTCGCGGCTTTCACCGCTTTTTGCGTTGCTTCTTCAATCGTTTCCGCGCTGGCCAGCGCCACGCCCATCCGCCGGTTGACCAGGGCGCGCGGCTTGCCGAACAGGCGAATTTCGCTGTCCGGTACGTTCAGCGCGGCGTCAAGCCCTTCATAAACGACATCGTCAGCTTCTGTTTGGCTCAATATGACCGCGCTCGCGCCGACTCTCAAGAGGCGGGTGTCGACCGGCAGGCCCAGGATCGCGCGCGCATGCAGCTCGAATTCGTTCTGCTGTTGAGTAATCATTGTAGCCATGCCGGTGTCGTGCGGTCTGGGACTCACTTCACTGAACCAGACATGGTCGCCTTTCACGAACAGCTCGACGCCGAAGAGGCCGCGTCCGCCGATCGCCCCGGTGACTTTCAGCGCAATCTGCTGTGCCGCCCCGATGGCGGCCGGCGCCATCGGCTGCGGCTGCCAGCTTTCGCGGTAATCGCCGTGTTCCTGCCGGTGGCCGATCGGCTCGCAAAAACGGGTTTCGATCTCGCCGTTCGGATTCAGCGCGCGCACGGTCAGCAGCGTAATCTCGAAGTCGAAGTCGATTTTGGATTCGACGATCACTTTGCCGGTATCGACCCGGCCGCTGACTTTCGCGTAGTTCCAGGCCGCTTCCAGCTCTTCCGGGCTTTTGACCATCGACTGGCCCTTGCCCGAGGACGACATGGTCGGCTTGACGAAACAAGGATAGCCTATTTTTTGCTCGACGGCGTGTTTCAGCTCGGCAAAACTTTCCGCGAACGTATAGGCGGAGGTCGGCAGTTGGAGCCGTTCCGCGGCGAGCGTGCGGATGCCTTCGCGGTTCATCGTGAGTTGAATGGCGCGCGCATTCGGGACGATCGTACTGTGGCCTTCCTGTTCGATTTCGGCCAGCGCGTCGGTCGCGATCGCTTCGATCTCCGGAATGATGTAATCGGGTGTTTCGAGCGCGATGATTTTCTTGACCGCCTCGCCGTCGGTCATGTCGATGACATGGCTGCGGTGCGCGACATGCATCGCCGGCGCATCGGGGTAGCGGTCCACGGCGATCACCTCGACGCCGTAGCGCTGCAGCGAAATGACCAGTTCCTTGCCCAGTTCGCCGCTGCCGAGCAGCAGCGCCTTGGTGGCGCTGTTCGATAGTGCGGTGCCTAGTTTCATGACGATCCTGCCAGATAGTTGTCGATGTCTTCCTTCGAAAAGCCGATTTTTTTGGCGACCCGGTCGGCATGGCTGACCCGCGAAATGCCCGGAATCAGCCGGTAGGTCGGGGTATCATGCGCGAA
The genomic region above belongs to Methylomicrobium agile and contains:
- a CDS encoding c-type cytochrome, whose product is MAYCLKCILPVFLAMAVFGKAGAVELPPPADLSSQYALPSRQVIVVEPHESTNERQKRVEYTALPIDGLLTRWFGDRWTSEEAEIVFLAKDGYRSVVPGPKLKKYRAFLAFARSDGAPFTVDNSSQNERKIPLSPYYLVWDNKKEPELLRQGAYGWPYQVTAVEWHSKSEDRALLPARASPMLEQGFAETKEYCLTCHNIRGIGGKKYPVDLIRALCRWQEPDLKAWIDSPSRVKPGTAMPPLARLLPEAERQRMIGRIVGYLGAMKVESPEACARPAP
- a CDS encoding transglycosylase SLT domain-containing protein, whose amino-acid sequence is MLRWTTILITLSVSGGALADIYKYVDSAGRTYYTNIKPKPANSSLYKRIMETKPYRYMRPAPTMAGYRGYFGRNKHKFSDLINQAAYRHQVDPKLVHAVIQTESAYNAGAVSSAGAVGLMQLMPDTARRYGVDDRRDPLQNVDGGTHYLRDLIEMFSPNLELAVAAYNAGEGAVIKYNYSIPPYPETQNYVKQVLAAYNRSSL
- the purT gene encoding formate-dependent phosphoribosylglycinamide formyltransferase; translation: MKLGTALSNSATKALLLGSGELGKELVISLQRYGVEVIAVDRYPDAPAMHVAHRSHVIDMTDGEAVKKIIALETPDYIIPEIEAIATDALAEIEQEGHSTIVPNARAIQLTMNREGIRTLAAERLQLPTSAYTFAESFAELKHAVEQKIGYPCFVKPTMSSSGKGQSMVKSPEELEAAWNYAKVSGRVDTGKVIVESKIDFDFEITLLTVRALNPNGEIETRFCEPIGHRQEHGDYRESWQPQPMAPAAIGAAQQIALKVTGAIGGRGLFGVELFVKGDHVWFSEVSPRPHDTGMATMITQQQNEFELHARAILGLPVDTRLLRVGASAVILSQTEADDVVYEGLDAALNVPDSEIRLFGKPRALVNRRMGVALASAETIEEATQKAVKAASLVSINAKQ
- a CDS encoding class II aldolase/adducin family protein; the encoded protein is MRKTGAMSEREGVIKYRLDYRVAPSRTIAGFAELNAWRGLLWRIGLIGQDDARYDGLGYGNLSLRLKGESFTVTGTQTGHLPHLTADHYAYVSQALPEENYLQAEGPLAPSSEALTHAAIYRAAPEVCCVAHGHSPEIWRHAETLGLTCVAEAIAYGTPAMAQAVSAIAETNPEQGIIVMRGHLDGLLTYGRTPEIACWQMVRSLASAWALADLSEDR